The DNA window CATCGGCAACTGGTTCGCCCGAAGCGGCAAGCGCAAGGATGTGGTGCTGGCGACCAAATGCGGCATGGATATGGGCGCTGACGGCAAGGGATTATCAAAGGCGCACATCCTGAAATCCGTCGAAGGATCGCTGAAACGCCTCAAGACCGATTACATCGACCTCTACCAGTCCCATGCCGATGACGAAACCGTGCCGCAGGAAGAAACGCTGGCAGCATACGACACGCTTATCAAATCCGGCAAAGTGCGTGCAATCGGCGCATCCAACTTTACGGCAGCGCGGCTGGAGTCAGCCGTAGCTGTTGCAAAACAGAATGGCCTGCCTGTCTATGCCAGCCTGCAGCCCGAATATAACCTCTATGACCGCGAGAAATTCGAGGCCGATCTTGCGGGCGTGTGTCAAAAACATGGCATCGGCGTGATCGGCTATTATTCGCTGGCGCGCGGCTTCCTGTCCGGCAAATACCGCTCCGAAGCCGATCTTGGCAAAAGCCCGCGCGGTGCGTCGGTGCAAAAGAATTATTTCAACGACCGCGGCTGGCGCATTCTGAAGGCTCTGGATGAAGTTGCAGCCGAAACCGGCGCGAACCCGACGCAGGTGTCGATCGCATGGCTTATCGCGCAGCCGCTGGTGACCGCCCCCATCGCCAGCGCGACAAGCCTTGCGCAGCTGGAAGACCTGATGAAAGCGGCCCAATTAAACCTGGATGATAAATCATTGGCGAAACTGAATGCCGCCAGCGCCGCCTGATCAAGGCTTCGGCGGCGGCAACGGGCGGAAAGTTGCGAACATTTTATCTTCGCCCGACAAGGCGCGTGCGCGTTGTTCTAGCTGTGATGCGTTGAAATCCTTGTAGTCGGCCTGTGCGCGGATATCGGACTGGTTCCACCCAGGCGGAATCAGCGATTTTTCCAGCCCCGGAGCCCAGATGCGACCGCCCAGTTTCATCGGCACGTACGGCACGAATAATTCGGCATCCGGCAGGCCAAGGCCTTCACGCACCGACCGTTCCGTCGAATTGCTGTTATGGTCGAACAGCAGATAAGGTTTATTGTCGCGGCTGATCTTATCGACCATATTCATGCCGTCGAGATACTTTTTCAGCACTTCTTCCTTCGTGCCGTAAAAAATATCGACATAGGCGGTCGCGGCGTCCCTGAAAAACTTGCGCTCATGGTCCTGATTGACGCCCATCGCCTTCAGCACGTAATCGCCGTGCAGGTATTGGTCGTAGGATTCCTTCTTGCCGGGATTCATCTCCGCCCATGTACGGCGCACTTCGTCGCAGGCAATGCCGTGGATCTGGTAGATATCCTTGTTTTTGACGCGCGCAGGATCGTTATCTTGATAGGGAGAAAATTCGAGGAATGTGTGATAGCCCCCTGCCCCGATTTCCCACGCGCCGACCCGCACGCGCCAAAGCGTTTTGGCTTCTTCCGGCGTAGGCTCCTGCAACTGGCTCAGGCGGTACTGGTTTGGGATCGCGCTATCGGTAAAGACGGCATTGTTGTTGAAAACAGGTGTCAAGGCAGGCGCAGGCGCGCAGGCATCTGCGCCTTTGTATACACCAACAGCCAGCGCGAAAGTCGCGCCGAGCTTTTTGAAGAAGCGTTTGATATTCACGCCCGTTTCCTTTTGAATGAACCAAGTATAAACAGCACGCCTGCTTTAGCAATATGCCGGGTTGATATTGCGGCGCAGAATTACAGAATGTTGATTTAAATGAAAACAATCCTCGCGCTTGTCATCTTCTTAACCGCCGCAACACCGGCATTCGCCGATGCCCCCGCCTTAGGCTGGCCGGTCGCCTGTACCGAGGGCAAGGATTGCTGGATCGTGAATTACGTCGATCAGGATAAATCCGCAGCGGCGCGGGATTTTAACTGCGGTCACCTGACCTATGACGGGCATGACGGCACCGATATCGCCGTGCGCGATTTCGCAGCAACGCAAAAAGGCATGGATGTGCGCGCTGCGCTGGATGGCAAAGTTGTGCGCGTCCGCAACGATATTGACGACCATCCTGGCACGGCCGCTGACCTTGCCGCCGCAAGACAGTCGAAAAAAGAATGCGGCAATCTCGTCTCCCTCCTCCACGCGGGTAAATGGGTCACGGAATATTGCCACATGAAAAAAGGCAGCGTCGCGGTCACGCTCGGCCAGACAGTGAAAAAAGGGACGAAGCTTGGCGAAGTCGGGCAGTCTGGCCTGGCCGCATTTCCGCATCTGCATTTTTCATTAAAACAAAATAACGCATCTATTGACCCTTTTACCGGCGCAGGCATCGCCGGCTGCGGGTTGGCGCATCATGAACTTTGGGAAACGAAAATCCCTTATGAGCCGATAAAAATCTATGCCACCGGGTTTTCCGACACGACACCGGATCTTAACAAGCTCAATCTTGACATGGCCGCGACACCAGTCATCCGGTCGAATTCTCCGGCGCTTGTTTTCTGGGTTGCGCTCTATGGCCTCAATGCCGGTGATAAAATAAGCCTGACTTTGACAGGCCCCGACGGAAAAGTTTTTGCACAATCGCATGAAACCGCCGCACAACAAAAAATCAGCAATTTCCGGTTTACAGGCAAAAAAAACAGCTCGCGGCTGGCAACAGGTAATTATAAAGGTATCGCAACCATACGCAGAACCATGCCAGATGGCAGCTTTTTGACGCGCACAGCCAGTAATTCGGTCAGTATCCGCTAGGTAAAACGCCCTCGCTTTGTCGTATAAAAAGAGCTATATGATTATAGATAGTAAGGCTGTCGTAAGGTTGATAACATAGTTTATCTGCCGAACCTGAAACATCCATCTGGAACTCAATGCGAATTCTTTTAGTCGAAGATAACGAGCGCTTGGCAGAAGCCATTTCGGAGAACCTGACGGCGGCAGGTTTTACAATAGATCATGTCGCCCGTGGCGAAGACGCCCTGACCGTGACGGCGGATCAGCAATACGATGCTGTCGTCCTCGATCTCGGTCTGCCCGATATCGACGGCATGGATGTGCTGAAGGCGTTGCGCGACAAGAAAAATGCCGTGCCCGTCCTGATGCTGACCGCGCGCGACCAGTTATCCGACAAGATCGAAGGGTTGAACAAAGGCGCGGACGATTACATGGTCAAGCCGTTCGAAACGGACGAGCTGATCGCCCGCCTCAACGCCCTGCTCCGCCGCCCCGTTCAGGCCGTGAGCGAAATCATCACGGTGGGAAACCTTTCCTTTAACACGACAAACCGCCAGGCGATGGCACGCGACAAGATACTTGAACTGTCGAAACGCGAAACGGATTTGCTGGAACAGCTGTTGCGGTCGCTGGGCAAGATCGTGTCGAAAAAATCGATCGAAATGCGGCTTTACAGCTATGACGACAAAGGATCGGTGAATTCGGTCGAGGTGCTGGTTCATCGACTGCGCAAGAAACTGGAAAGTTATGACGCGGGCATCGACATCCACACCCTGCGTGGCATCGGTTATATGATTATGGACCCCGTAAGCGATGCCGCTGCAGACTAAAAGTAACTCCCTGCTCACGCGGCTTGTGCTGCGCATTTTCGGCATCACGTTGATCGCAATCATGATCACCTATGCCGTCGTTTATTCGCAGATTGACCAATCGCTGGAACTGCTGCGCAACCAGACGGTCGAGGAGCAGGCGCAGGAAATCAAGAATTCGTTACGCGCCGGCAAGTCGGTCAACAAGCTGCTGCTGGACATGCCCCGCAACCTGCGGGTCTTTTATGCCAATGCGGATTATAATTACCAATATCTTGTGCGCGATCAGGATGGCACAATCCTTTTTCGCTCCACTCTGGTTTATCCCGACCTGTTCCCGAAAAACTTCATGCTGGCCAGCGACGGCAAATTCAAGTTCAAAGGGCCGGATGGCGCCGAATATTCAGGCGTGACAATCCGCTTCGCACTTGAAGAACGGCTGTTCTATATTCAGGCCGCGCAAACCACGCAGTCAGCTGACCGCTTTTCCGACCAGATCAGCAGTGAATTCATGAAACGCGTCCTGTCGGTCGGTGTGCCGTTTTATTGCGCGCTGCTGCTGATCATTCTGATTACAGTGCGGCGCGGTTTCAAGCCACTGCAGATGGCAGCCAAGCAGGTGGAAAACGCGAACATCACCAATCCCGATTTTCAAATTCCTGAACACGGCCTGCCGCAGGAAATCACGCCGTTCATCAAGACGATCAATTTTTCTTTCAAGCGCCTTGCGCGGTCGATCCAGGAACAAAAGGAAATGACCGAAAACCTTGCGCATGAATTGCGCACGCCGCTGGCTGTCCTGAAGGCGAATATCGAGCAGCTGGCGCGTGACAAGCAATCGACGAAAATCCTGCGCGACGTCGACGCGATGATCAAGCTGGTCAACCAGATGCTCGACATGACGCGGCTTGAATATGCCGATATGATCGAAATGCACGAAGTTGACTTGTCCGAAGTCCTGAGCCAGGTCTGCCAGGATTTGTGGCCGCTGTTCCTGAAGGATCACCGCGAATTGCGCGTATCGGGCATCGCAACGCCTGTTTTTGTGCGCGGGAACAAGGACCTGATTTACCGCGCCATCCGCAACGTGCTGGACAACGCGCGCGAACACAGCCCGCCCAAAACGCCCGTCGATGTTTCTATCGAAGGTTACGTCATCAAGGTGCGCGATTACGGCCCGACAATCCCCGCCGACCGTCGCGCGAAAATCTTCGGGCGTTTGCATCGGTTGGGCGAAAAGGCAGGCGCGAAATCGGGCGCGGGTCTTGGCCTGTCGATCGTCAGCAAAACGATGGAGGTTCATCGCGGCCGCGCTTCGCTGGAGCCGGCACCTGTTGAAGGCAACGTATTCCTTCTGGATTTCAAGGAATTCGACAGCCCCGACATCAATTCCGCTGCGTAAGCCGGTTGTAAGATTAGGTTGATAATCTGCACCACGGTAAAGTTTTACGGGAGCAGAAGAGATGACATCGATCACACGCACCGAAATAAAGGAACGACTTGCGGCTGGCGACATCACGCTCGTCGATGCGCTGCCCGTCAATTACTATATGTCAGGCCACCTGCCCGGCGCATTATCGATGCCACCCGGACGCGTGACGGAACTTGCGCCGCAATTGTTGCCGGACCTGTCGAAAACAATCGTTGTCTATTGCAGTAGCAGCATCTGCCAAAACTCTGCGATCGCGGTTGATGCGTTGAAAGAGCTCGGTTACACCGATGTGCGCCGCTATGTCGAAGGCAAAGAGGACTGGCGCAGCGCAGGGCTGCCGCTGGAAACGACCGGCGACGAATAGGGCTCAGCTGCTTAATTGGCAGTTATGATGACTTTTTCTTCCGGCTTCACGAAGCCCAGCACAACCCGCGCGCGTTCATCAAGCATATCGAGGTCGAGGCTGTCGGGGCGCAGCAGTTTCACACGGTTTTCAAGCGCCTCGCGCTCGGCAAGCTTGCGGTCGTAATTATCCTCGGCAGCGGCCAGTTTCTTCTCCAGCCCCTTCCACGCAAAGTATCCGCGGTCGCCATGCGTCAGGTGGTAGGCGAAGTAGAAGAACAGCAGGAAACTGATGGAAGTGACAAGAAACTGGGATACGGATCGTTTTTTCGGCTCGGAAACTCTCATATATCCATGGAATCATACCGGAGTCATAACGTCAAGAAAAAAGGTGCTGATTCAACGGGATATGGCTTGATTTGCCGTATATTCCAGAAATCGGCAATTGACAGGCAGCCCCCTCGTCATACATAGATACTGCAACGGAGGAACAAACCATGACGACCCAGCACCAGATTGCCCTGCAGAATTTCAAGATCGGCAACGATTTGCCCTTCGTCCTGATCGCCGGCCCCTGCGCGCTCGAAAGCCGCGACCATGCCTTCGACATGTCGGGCAAGCTGAAAGAGCTGACCCAGAAACTGGGCCTGCCGCTGATTTACAAAACCTCCTTCGACAAGGCAAACCGCACCTCGCTGAAAGGCGGACGCGGCATGGGCCTTGAAAAATCGCTGCCGATTTTGGCCGATATCCGCAAGGAAATGAAGCTGCCCGTCGTGACCGATGTGCACGCGCCCGAACAATGCGCGGAAGTCGCCGAAGCCGTCGATGTGCTGCAGATCCCCGCCTTCCTGTGCCGCCAGACCGACCTGCTGGTCGCGGCTGCAAAAACCGGCAAGATCGTCAACGTGAAAAAAGGCCAGTTCCTGGCGCCATGGGACATGAAAAACGTCGCCGCGAAAATCACCGAAAGCGGCAACCAGAATGTGATGCTGTGCGAACGCGGCGTGACCTTCGGCTATAACACCCTTGTCAACGATATGCGCGCGCTGCCGATCATGGCTGAAACCGGCCATCCCGTCGTGTTCGACGCGACCCATTCCGTGCAGCAGCCGGGCGGTGCCGGCGCATCGACCTCGGGCGACCGCCGCATGGTTCCCTACCTCGCGCGCGGCGCAATCGCCGTGGGCGTTGCAGCCGTGTTCATCGAGACGCATGAAAACCCCGACAGTGCGCCGTCGGACGGCCCCAACATGGTCAAGTTCGGCGAGCTGCAGGCGATCCTCGAACAACTGCTGGCGATCGACCGCGTGATCAAGCCGCAGGCTTATGCGGCAAAATCAAAAGCGGCCTGATGTATATTACGGCCATCGATTTCGAAACCGCATGGTACGCCCCGCATAGCGCGATTGCGCTGGGGTTGACGCGGATTCTGGACGGCAAGGTAGTGGATACGACTTCATGGCTGTTCCGCCCGCCCGGCCGCCGCGTCTATATCCGCCCCGATTTCATCGCCATTCACGGCATCACACCCGACCAGCTGGAAGACAAGCCCGATTTCTTCGGCGTTTGGCCCGAAATCGCGCCTTATCTTGAAAATACGAAAATGCTGCTGGCACATAACGCAAGGTTTGACCGCAATGTGCTGTACGCGACGGCGGAACACTACGGCATCAACCTGCCGACATTTGACTGGGTCTGCACCGTGAATGTCGCCCGCAGTAAATGGCCGGAGATTGAAAACCACAAACTGAACACAGTTTCAAAACATCTGGGCATCGAGCTTAATCACCACGATGCCGCTTCCGACGCGCACGCCTGCGCGAACATATATCTGCGCGCCTGCGCAGCGGATATACAGGCAGCCTGAATGAGAATTGAATTACCGGCCCTGACGCGGCGGCTGGTCAGCCGTCGGGTTCACCAGCAGGTGCATGTTCATGGACTCGCTTTTCTTTAGCGGCCTGCCGCGCGCGCTCAACTGGATATACGAAGCCGTATTTTCGCTCGTGCGCATGAAAGCGCCCGCATAGGTAACTTCCTGCGGCGTGCTGCGGCCGACGGTGTACTGGATGAACAGAGCCGGATCTGTGTTCGAGTTGATCAGGTAATTCTGGTCGGCGGATACGATGTTGCCCGCACGTATGAACTGCGTGCGGAGCAATTCGATCAGGTTTCTTTGCGCCGCCGTGTCGGCTTTCTTGTCGCCGCTCAGCGCATAGGTCGTGACGCTCAGCATGCGCGTCCATTCTTTCGGATTGGCAAGATCGGGCGGCATGAATTCCATCGTCACAATCTGGCCGCCGGATTTGTTGACGATATTGCCGAAGACGAAATTGCTGCAACCGAACCGGTCTGCATATTTTTGCACCATCTCGACATTTTTCTCGAGAAGCTTTTTGGAGCCCTCATTCTGCAGCGGTGTTTCGTAAGCAAACGCGATGCCGCCGATCAGGACGAGTGCGGAAAAGCAGAACAGAAAAGCGAGATTTTTCATGGCAGGATCCCCTAAAAAACACCCCTTATTATAGCGTTTTTTCCCTTAACGCTCCATGAACAATAATTTGCAAGCAACACCGCTTGGGGCTATTCTCAAGGCAGTTTTGACGCTTTTTACCTTTTGGGAGTGTGTTCCATGACCGCCATCGTTGATATTGCCGCCCGCGAGATTCTGGATAGTCGTGGCAACCCCACCGTCGAGGTTGATGTCATCCTCGACAGCGGCGTGATGGGCCGCGCGGCCGTCCCCTCGGGCGCATCGACCGGCGCGCATGAAGCGGTTGAAAAACGCGACGGCGACAAAAAGCGTTACCATGGCAAAGGCGTGCTGAAAGCCGTCGAAGCCGCTAATACGGAAATCTTTGAAACCATCGCCGGCCTTGATGCGCAGGAACAGACGCTTATCGACCAGATGATGATCGACCTCGACGGCACGCCCAACAAGGCACGCCTTGGCGCCAACGCTATCCTGGGCGTGTCCATGGCAGTCGCCAAAGCGGCGGCCATCGAACTCGACATGCCGCTCTATCGTTATGTGGGCGGCACCTTTGCCCATCAGCTGCCCCTTCCGATGATGAACATCATCAACGGCGGCGCACATGCCGATAACTCGATCGATTTTCAGGAATTCATGATCCTGCCGGTATCGGCAGACACCTGCGCCGATGCCGTTCGCGTCGGTTCCGAGATTTTTCATGCACTTAAAAGACTTCTCTCAGAGGGCAGTTTCAATACCGCCGTCGGCGACGAAGGCGGCTTCGCGCCTAACTTTAAGAGTGCAGACCAAGGCCTTGAATATATTATGAAGGCGATCACTTCTGCCGGGTATAAACCCGGCATCGATGTCGCACTTGGCCTTGATGTCGCGGCAACCGAATTCTTTAAGAAAGACAAATATCACCTTGAAGGGGAAGGAAAAGTTCTTTCTTCCGAGCAGATGATCTCTTTCTATGAAAAACTTGTCGCCAAATTCCCCATCGTCTCGATCGAAGACGGCATGGCGGAAGATGATTGGGCCGGCTGGATCGAGCTGACCTCGCGCCTTGGCAACAAGGTTCAGCTGGTCGGCGACGATCTGTTCGTCACCAACACCACCCGCCTGAAACAAGGCATCGAAAAGAAAGCTGCAAACGCCATTCTGATTAAGGTAAACCAGATCGGCACCTTGACCGAAACGCTGGATGCCGTGCAGACCGCCCAGAAAGCAGGCTTCGGTGTTGTGTTCTCCCATCGCTCCGGCGAAACCGAAGACAGCACCATCGCCGACCTTGCTGTGGCAACCAATGCCGGCCAGATCAAGACGGGCTCCCTCTCCCGCTCCGACCGGATCGCCAAATACAATCAGCTGATCCGTATCGAAGAACAGCTTGGCCCTTCCGCGAAATATGCGGGCGGCCATGCGATCAAGCATCTGGCGGCCAAGCCCGTCCTGCGCGCGGTCGATGGCAAGAAAAAGCGGGCGTAACAGCATTCGCATGAAACATCGTCTTTTCGGCTGGCTGTTCGGCGCTATGGTTGCTGTATCCCTCACGGGGGCGCAGGCCGACGACTATGAAAAAAACATCAAGGCGCAGCCCTTCTATCAGGGCATCGTCGATGTGGCCAAGACGACATCCGGCAAAAAGCTGATCGATTACCTGAACGCGCGCATGCAGGAAGACGCAACGCGCGTGCCGGTCGTGTCGCTGTGGCTGCGCGACAATTCGATCAATGAAGACGACGGCCGCCGCCTGCAATCGCTGTACTTCCTTGCCTATGGCGAAACGCTGGCTGCGATTGCGGATGGCGAGCGTGAAACCGGCAATCCCGGCGCGTACCGCGACCTGCTGGAAACCGCCATGCTGAACATGCATATCTTCGAATTGATGGCGAGCGTGGATGCCGCGCGCTGCCAGGACCAGACCGCGCGCGACGCGATCCGGAGCATGATGGCGCAGCGCTACGACATGTTCCGCACGGCGTACCGCACCTTCCCGCGCCAGATTTTCGACACCATCGAAAAAACCGCCCTGCAGCACGAGGAAAAATTCCTCGCCCGTTCGCCGAACGCAGATATCTGCCAGATGGGAAAATCCTACATCATCGACCTGTCAAAGGTGCCCGGCGTAGAACGCAAAACGATCGACGACCCGCTGCAGCCCGGCCGCCGCAAAATGGTGCTGGTGCCGCCTGCGGGTTACATCTATGCCCCCGGCTTTGTTTCCGACAAACAATGGCTGGCGATGCGCAAGGATGTCATCAAGGAAGTTACAGGCGGCTGGGCCAAGCGTTACCATGCCGCGATCGAATAACGGGTTTTATTCGACCAGCTTCCGCCCGAAATCATCATGCGCTTTATCAACGGGAATCCCAAGCACACGGCGCAGGACGATATTGCCCGTTTCTTCCTTGTAATGGTTCGAATCCCAGAACCATTTCATGCGCGCTTTTTTATCGTCTTCGGCGGGCAGAGGTTCGGTCGTGATGCTGTTACGGTATGCGAAGTCCCATAACTGGTAATTGCCGGCATGATATTTCAAGGCATTCGCATGGACGATGTCGACGAGTCGCTTTTTCCATTGCTCCGCAAGCGCGGCCTTGCCCTCCGCCTCCAGCTTGCGCAGATAGGTTTCATGCACGGGCGAAATAAGCAGGATGACGTTGATGCCGTTACGGCGCGTGAAATCCAGCATGGCTTCAAAATGGCGGAACGTGTCGTCGCCCGGCTTTGCTGAATAGTTGAAATCGAAATCCGCGACGGAAATCTCGTTTTCATTGCCCGGGGCCAGGAACTGCTTGGCCGCGCCATGCTGGGCAATGTCATAGGCCATGTCATTGCTGACTTTATACCCGTTCGGCAGGGCATAACCGTAGCGGTCGGGCTTTTTAATATACCGCATATGTTTGAAGGACGCGACCAGCGTATCCAGCGCAAGCAGTGTGCCGTAGGTCTCGAAAAACGCGCGCGGCTGCTCCAGCGAGGTTGCGTCATACCGCGCCGGATCGAACTGCTTGTTTTCCAGTTTTCGCGCGTTGAAGGCGAAGAAATCGAGCGTGATGATCGCGGTTTTCAGCGGATGCACCGCCTGCGCGAATTCAAGCGCGCTGCGCTGTTCGTTTATGGACGCGGCAGGCATGGCAAAGTTGTAAACGCGCGCATCGCCGAACTGCGCTGGCTGCGGGTTCAGCCCGCTATCCGCGCGTGATGTGCCGGTAATGATCACATCAGGCTTCAGTCGCTTCACATCCTCGGTTTTATATAGCCTTGTAAAACCGGTGGCCGCCGGATGGCGGTCATTAAACCCGGCGATCACAGGCGTGTTATAAAGCCCCAGCGGGTTTACGACATAATTGAACGCGCCCACCGCGCCTGTGATGGAGAGTGCGATGCCGAAAACCAGTTGCGTGTATGTTTTGCGTTTGATCATGTCAGAACTGGAAGTAAATGAAGGCGTTGACGCGCGTCAATAACAGCAGGGAAATCGCGGCCATCAGCGCCACCGTGACCGCCCAAGCCCCCGAAGGTTTCCACAGCAATTGGGGCTTCGCATCATGCGTCGCCACTTTTGTCACATCCAGCGCCAGCAGCCCCTTCATCAACTGGTGCAGCGAAGGCGCAAAGAACACGGCGGCCAGCGCGCCCCACAGGATAAACCATTTTTCATTGATGCGCAGCAGGCGGCTGATGCCGACATCCTGCACCTCCACACCGATGGCGCGGACAGCGGATGCCAGCCAGCCTTGGGTATCTTGCAGCGCGATGCCGTATTTTCCGGTCATGCAGGCGAGGATATGCAGTGCCGTCGCTGCGGAATCAGCACGGAAGAACACCCAGGCGGCCATCACGCAAATGAACGTCAGCCCGATAGCGAACGGTTTCGGCAGGCGCACGGGCGACAGGTTGCGCCACAGGTGGTTGATACACAGGAATATGCCATGCAGCGCGCCCCAGACAAGGAACGTCCAGTTCGCGCCATGCCACAGCCCGCCCAGCATCATGGTCACCAGCAGGTTCGCATAGCGGCGGAACGCGCCTTTTTTGTTGCCGCCCAGCGGAATATAAAGGTAATCCCGCAAAAAGCGCGACAGGGTAATGTGCCACCGCCGCCAGAATTCGACGATATCGCGCGATTTATACGGCGA is part of the Alphaproteobacteria bacterium genome and encodes:
- the kdsA gene encoding 3-deoxy-8-phosphooctulonate synthase codes for the protein MTTQHQIALQNFKIGNDLPFVLIAGPCALESRDHAFDMSGKLKELTQKLGLPLIYKTSFDKANRTSLKGGRGMGLEKSLPILADIRKEMKLPVVTDVHAPEQCAEVAEAVDVLQIPAFLCRQTDLLVAAAKTGKIVNVKKGQFLAPWDMKNVAAKITESGNQNVMLCERGVTFGYNTLVNDMRALPIMAETGHPVVFDATHSVQQPGGAGASTSGDRRMVPYLARGAIAVGVAAVFIETHENPDSAPSDGPNMVKFGELQAILEQLLAIDRVIKPQAYAAKSKAA
- a CDS encoding septum formation initiator family protein; protein product: MRVSEPKKRSVSQFLVTSISFLLFFYFAYHLTHGDRGYFAWKGLEKKLAAAEDNYDRKLAEREALENRVKLLRPDSLDLDMLDERARVVLGFVKPEEKVIITAN
- a CDS encoding response regulator transcription factor, encoding MRILLVEDNERLAEAISENLTAAGFTIDHVARGEDALTVTADQQYDAVVLDLGLPDIDGMDVLKALRDKKNAVPVLMLTARDQLSDKIEGLNKGADDYMVKPFETDELIARLNALLRRPVQAVSEIITVGNLSFNTTNRQAMARDKILELSKRETDLLEQLLRSLGKIVSKKSIEMRLYSYDDKGSVNSVEVLVHRLRKKLESYDAGIDIHTLRGIGYMIMDPVSDAAAD
- a CDS encoding rhodanese-like domain-containing protein, which translates into the protein MTSITRTEIKERLAAGDITLVDALPVNYYMSGHLPGALSMPPGRVTELAPQLLPDLSKTIVVYCSSSICQNSAIAVDALKELGYTDVRRYVEGKEDWRSAGLPLETTGDE
- a CDS encoding aldo/keto reductase, with translation MQKRPLGHSGLSVAPLCFGGNVFGWTANEKTSFDILDAFTGAGFDFVDTADVYTRWIEGNKGGESETIIGNWFARSGKRKDVVLATKCGMDMGADGKGLSKAHILKSVEGSLKRLKTDYIDLYQSHADDETVPQEETLAAYDTLIKSGKVRAIGASNFTAARLESAVAVAKQNGLPVYASLQPEYNLYDREKFEADLAGVCQKHGIGVIGYYSLARGFLSGKYRSEADLGKSPRGASVQKNYFNDRGWRILKALDEVAAETGANPTQVSIAWLIAQPLVTAPIASATSLAQLEDLMKAAQLNLDDKSLAKLNAASAA
- the eno gene encoding phosphopyruvate hydratase yields the protein MTAIVDIAAREILDSRGNPTVEVDVILDSGVMGRAAVPSGASTGAHEAVEKRDGDKKRYHGKGVLKAVEAANTEIFETIAGLDAQEQTLIDQMMIDLDGTPNKARLGANAILGVSMAVAKAAAIELDMPLYRYVGGTFAHQLPLPMMNIINGGAHADNSIDFQEFMILPVSADTCADAVRVGSEIFHALKRLLSEGSFNTAVGDEGGFAPNFKSADQGLEYIMKAITSAGYKPGIDVALGLDVAATEFFKKDKYHLEGEGKVLSSEQMISFYEKLVAKFPIVSIEDGMAEDDWAGWIELTSRLGNKVQLVGDDLFVTNTTRLKQGIEKKAANAILIKVNQIGTLTETLDAVQTAQKAGFGVVFSHRSGETEDSTIADLAVATNAGQIKTGSLSRSDRIAKYNQLIRIEEQLGPSAKYAGGHAIKHLAAKPVLRAVDGKKKRA
- a CDS encoding HAMP domain-containing histidine kinase, yielding MPLQTKSNSLLTRLVLRIFGITLIAIMITYAVVYSQIDQSLELLRNQTVEEQAQEIKNSLRAGKSVNKLLLDMPRNLRVFYANADYNYQYLVRDQDGTILFRSTLVYPDLFPKNFMLASDGKFKFKGPDGAEYSGVTIRFALEERLFYIQAAQTTQSADRFSDQISSEFMKRVLSVGVPFYCALLLIILITVRRGFKPLQMAAKQVENANITNPDFQIPEHGLPQEITPFIKTINFSFKRLARSIQEQKEMTENLAHELRTPLAVLKANIEQLARDKQSTKILRDVDAMIKLVNQMLDMTRLEYADMIEMHEVDLSEVLSQVCQDLWPLFLKDHRELRVSGIATPVFVRGNKDLIYRAIRNVLDNAREHSPPKTPVDVSIEGYVIKVRDYGPTIPADRRAKIFGRLHRLGEKAGAKSGAGLGLSIVSKTMEVHRGRASLEPAPVEGNVFLLDFKEFDSPDINSAA
- a CDS encoding 3'-5' exonuclease, with the translated sequence MYITAIDFETAWYAPHSAIALGLTRILDGKVVDTTSWLFRPPGRRVYIRPDFIAIHGITPDQLEDKPDFFGVWPEIAPYLENTKMLLAHNARFDRNVLYATAEHYGINLPTFDWVCTVNVARSKWPEIENHKLNTVSKHLGIELNHHDAASDAHACANIYLRACAADIQAA
- a CDS encoding M23 family metallopeptidase, whose amino-acid sequence is MRDFAATQKGMDVRAALDGKVVRVRNDIDDHPGTAADLAAARQSKKECGNLVSLLHAGKWVTEYCHMKKGSVAVTLGQTVKKGTKLGEVGQSGLAAFPHLHFSLKQNNASIDPFTGAGIAGCGLAHHELWETKIPYEPIKIYATGFSDTTPDLNKLNLDMAATPVIRSNSPALVFWVALYGLNAGDKISLTLTGPDGKVFAQSHETAAQQKISNFRFTGKKNSSRLATGNYKGIATIRRTMPDGSFLTRTASNSVSIR